From Solanum lycopersicum chromosome 4, SLM_r2.1:
AGGAGCGAAATGCCCTGTATAAAATTTAGTACAGCAGCTACtgataaagaagaaagaagaaaggatTAGTACAACAGCTTTGTCCAAGAGAAAAACAAGGAATGAGATGGAAGAATAGAGCAATTTTAGCTTCATCAGGGAACTAGCAGCAAAATGGGTACTGGACAATGtctgttatttttaatatggaCCAAACTAGTTTTTCCCTCATCATTCAGGTTTGATACATGCTCCTAATATAACATAGTGCATGGAATGATATTCTGTCAACCATTAGCATCAAAGCCCTGGTTTTAGTACATAGTTTTTAGGTCTCTGATTTGAATATGTAAGAAGTTGTGTTGAAGTAGTTTGCATTTCCTCTTCTGTAAGAATGTGTAACaatcttttgtttttaataagTATGTATTTATAACGTGTTCACATCAGCTGATGTCCTTATtattgatttttcctttttttcagaAATGTCCATATTAGATTTGATTATCCTCCTTATGATTGGGGAAGTTGATTTTCTCTGGCTTCTGCTTTGTTATTTCCTGTGTTGCTGATAATTTAAAACCTTTCAGATCCGGACCAAGTTAGTGGCACGGGGTGGAGAAGCCTTGGGTGGTGTGGTTGGAGCTTTTCAACATGTGATCAGAACTGAAGGATTCTTCTCTCTTTATAAGGGACTAGTACCCTCCATTTTGAGTATGGCCCCAGCAGCGGCTGTTTTCTATGGTGTATATGACATATTAAAATCAGCTTATTTGCATTCACCTGAAGGCAGAAAAAGAATAGAGTATATGAAGAATCAGGGAGCAGAGCTCAATGCTTTTGACCAGCTTGAGTTGGGACCTATGAGGACCTTACTTCATGGTGCTATTGCTGGTGCTTGTGCTGAAGCCGCAACTTATCCATTTGAGGTCATTAGAAGACATCTTCAATTGCAAGGCCGAGCATCTAAACTGAGTGCGTTGGCAACATGTGCGAAGATTGTTGAACAGGGAGGTGTTCCAGCTCTATATGCAGGACTAATCCCTAGTTTACTACAGGTACCAGTACCTGTTTAACCATATCATTATGTTTGAGATTACTTTTTAATTGGAAAAGGACTCATTTTAATCTCCGAAACTGAACACAATGTTCTTCCCAACCGTTCTGCTCCTCAATATGCATGGAGTTCACAAGATTCTGGGATGGTGGCATCTCTAAATTCTTCCTTTTCACCCTTTCCCTTCCTTTTCACTCTTCCTATAAATAGCAGCAATTGTACTTCATTCAGACCTAGAGGGATTGTCGTATTTCAGTTCAATTGACTTGcatatgtatatgattatagTATTCGAAATTTCAAGTATATCTCTAgaattcatcttcttcttttcaaATCTCTTTAACTATCAAGACTTTCCCATTCTCAATTTTCATGTTCTGAATTTTCAGGTGTTACCTTCTGCCTCCATAAGCTACTTCGTCTACGAGTTCATGAAGATTGTTCTCAAAGCGGAATGAAGGACATCTGTTGCTAAGTAGTGAGGTACAAAAGCATTGTATTACAATGTTATTCATCACCTTGATGTTAAAGAGGTAGGATCTAGTTTGTTGGACATGAAATCTAAAATTTCTCTCTATTAACACTTGATGAAAAATTCTTAGCTTAGATCCAGATTCACAAACTCGATACTATATTTTACTCTCTTCTATCcccaaaagaaaaacattttgtTATTGGGAAGTAAAGGTTCATCAAATGATAAAAAGAGCTATATGAACAAGAACCCAATGGAAAAATGAATACCGAGatcttaaaaaatgaaaattgattatttgaaaattcaaaacatTATATCCCCTTATCTGAATTTCTTCGTATCGAGATCTCTAATTTTGCAAGTTTAATCAACATGTTGGATGTATCTAGCTCGTTCAAACTTGTGTTAGTTGTACATATCTATAGCCTTTATGTGAATGTCCATGCGTACCTCTTATTTCGATTCAAGTCTTTTTTCAGTGAGTGTAAATTAGgaagtaaaaaattaataaccaACCCAACAGTGTTCTTAAGCACTATTGTATTATTTGagtcaataacaaaaataaatcataagaacaagattttctaattttaatgGTTGATTCTTTTCCAAATCTTTGATTCAATTGTTTGCAAGAATATTGTATATAAGTCAACTGAATGTTTTCACttcaaatttcttttgttaataTACCAGGAAAAAATTGGCACTCTCTCCCATGTTTCTAAGAAAATGATAAGTTCCTTTATTGgaaacaaatttcaattttacttttaaaactaCACGCAGTTGGCTTATATTCTTTTATACATGAAACAATCATATCACATAATTGTTAGCAGTAGTAGCTTGTAAGTTTTAAATATCATTCTCCTCACATTTTGAAGGTGACAAGTcaatgacaaaaataataaaccaatccTATCATAAATTTTACCTATTTGACTGCGCATTTAATTAACCTCTGGCGAGACAGGGAAGACCAATAACACACAtaatttattcttcttttcaCTATGCCACTGATGTTGAAACTCTATTCGTTTTTATTTAtccaaaatatttgaatataaaaaattaaaattaaaattaaatattaattaacatactaaattttataggaaaataatcctagtgtattttatttttatttaaaacgacaataaaaataaattttttaaaattaaaaaccgtcatcttcaactgcTAATTCTACATTCATACGTGTTATACTTCCACTTGCCCTTCGATAATCTCAGAGTTTCATCCGGAAACGCTTTCCATTCCAACCGCCGCTATGCCGCTGTCCGGCGACGGAGCTGATGTCTCTGCCGGTGGACGATGTACGTGCTCTTCCCTCGATGAGGAAAGCCTAATCCAGAACTGCCAGCATTGCCGGCGATCGACTCTCCCTTCCTCTTCGTCATCTTGCTCTTTGCTTAGCCTCGAATCTTATCCGGTTCAGGATTACGACAAGCTTTGGAGAATATTTAGTGCTTCCGTTAAAGGATTCACTATTGGCGCTGGTCTAAAAGGTGGCCTCGCTATCTTTGCTGTTCTCTCTCGGCTACGACGTAGGAAATCGATGTCCTCTGCGAAGTAAAGTTGTTTTAAATCCTCAAAGTTTTTGGATCTAAATTATACCCCGTTGGTTTAAGCTCATTTGagtatgttttaattttttaggaaaGGGCAAATGGTCTCGAGCAGGGATGATGTAGTTTTGGCACTAAAGGAAACTCTAAGATATGGTCTGTTCCTTGGCACTTTCTCTGGTACATTTGTATCAGTTGATGAAATTGTGTCCGCTTGGGGAGGTCATCGAAGGTATGTCACTGTTTATATTCATACACACACATTTGTATGTATGCATGTGTTAATTAAATTCGGATGTTTTCAGTTtgttaaatataattatgtacATGCGAAATAGATAATACTAATCTGTTACTTATCTAAGCATATAATTATGTACATGCGAAATAGATAATACTAATCTGTTACTTATCTAAGCATATAATTATGTATTGCATTGTTTGTGAGTGTGTTTGTATATATGTGGGCGAAAATCAGAAGTCATTTGTTTGAGAGTTGGTGAGATGATTAACCTAACAGTAGATTAAGCagaaacttattttaatttcaggACAGCTAAGTGGAGAGCATTGCTAGCGGGTGCAATTGCAGGGCCATCGTTGCTTCTTACTGGTAATACACAGCACACGAGCTTGGCGGTTTACATTCTTGTGCGTGCGGCTGTGTTGGCATCCCGTTGTGGAATAAAAAGTAAGCGGTTTGGGCGCATATGCAAGCCTTTAACTTGGGCTCATGGAGACATTTTCCTTATGTGTCTATCCTCTTCACAGATCCTGTAAGCATCGGTTTTTCTCCTTTTGTGGGacttaatttcatatataaatatactgAGTAATGATATCCTTCCTTTAATTACAAGCCATATTTCTTAAGCTTTATATGTATAATACATTGTTATTTTTACTACACAATCTCGTTTCGTTCTTGACTATGTAAAACTGCaattttatgcatttttagTGCTGCATTGTTGATAAACTGCTATGTCATGAACAAGTAAACGTTTCTTCCTTTGAACATGATGTAAGTTGCGGTGCTTAGAAGTTGAGATTAACCATGCTTGGCTCTAAGCTGATAAATCATATTGATTTGGCTTTGTATTGAAGTTGGCCAAGAAAGAGGTACTTTCCAAGTCAACCATGATAGAGAAGTTTCCCTAAGTGTCCATTGCCTAAATTTTTTATCCCATTTTAGTGGAGAGTGAGGCAACTTAAATAATTGGAGGATGAAGTTGACTTCTTGATTAAAATTCACCCTTATGTTTTGATATGTATCAGATTGATTGTCTTTGGGATTATTCCAATGGAAGTGACAGCTACATAAATGCATGAACTGTGTTCAGTCTATTACCAGTGGTTAACAACTTTGTAAGCTTTATGTTCTAATCGTTGTATGTGCGTGCTCAGTCTCTCCTTTATTGAAGTGGCTGTCTCAGATTAAAAAAGTCATGACTGTCAAAGTGCTGATAGGACACCAACATTTTCAGTAGTCTTATTATGATGAATGTTAAAACTGATAGTCTCATTTGGTAATCTGGTAATATGTTTCAAGAATAGTAGAATTTTCATCTGTCAATCAGGTCAATATCAGATTCTTTATTCATATGTCAATATACAATGAAAGAACTATATCATGACCTTGCATTATGGAGAATGTgaaaaaacatgttatagttTCAGCAGGATTTTATGGATTGTCTTGAGATCTAATCTCCATTCCCTTCTATCAATGTAAGTAGGACCCTGTTTATAAAAATCTTGATGCCATGtgtttagtttaattaattaaggataCTACTGCACCAATTTGCAGCGATAACATGAGATAGTTGACATATTTAGTATCTCCTTTGAAGAAAGCAACACTGCATTTCCCAAGCTCTAGCTTCCTTATACATATCCATGTATCTTATGTGGAAAGGATTTTTATAGAGCAAAGCCTTCAATGAACATACTACTGTCTTTGCATGTGTGTCATCCCGAAGCACAACAATTCAAGGATAATGTACCTCAACAATGAGTAAAAGTAACTGTTTGGGCTGTCGTGCTCCATTAGCCCAAGTGGAATTCCTATATTTAACCAAGCTAGCATTGTCATCCCATATAACTTTGGCTCCTGCTGATGATGTGGGAGATTGGGTGTATTTTGTTAGCAACGGCAAGAAGAGGTCAAATCTGTAATATTCAAAAGGAAGGGATACAATATATACACAACAAGTCAGTTTTTAGCACTTCACAATATGCACAGCAAGTGCTAACGTTGTAGGTATGTTACTTCAatggaaaagataaaaaattgtgCCTCATAGGATTGGTTGTGATTACAAGTTCCTGCAGAAATTACCCAAAACTTCTGTCTACAAGTAGTTCTCTAAACGCTTGTTTGTCATTGGTATtacaataaagataaaaaatctCTTTCCTGTCGGTCTATTGTTTTGATTAAAATGTAGTGAGTTCAGAATTCTAAACCTGATTCACTCAGAAGCCTGATTTGCATATTCTGAGTCTGAGATGCCTATTCCCTTATGAACAATGTTTTTTCTCTCATAttgcattttttaatttatgtcagGTCAGCTTACATATTGAAGCAAGATAGTCTGCATCCATCTTACAAATCCTTTCTCAACAAACATGGTGGCAAAGCTTTGGTTATCCTGCAGGGTGTGAAAGACCTGGCATGTGGGAACTCTGTAATGAATTTGGAAGCAATAGAGAATCACTACAAGTCCAATGGTATTAACATCAAACTGGATCCACAAATGAAAGTACCCTGCTCGGTATGTCATAGTTTCCTGTTCTTTGGCAGGAATACTAGTCCAAATATGAATGCTGCTTTCTAT
This genomic window contains:
- the LOC101254379 gene encoding uncharacterized protein — its product is MPLSGDGADVSAGGRCTCSSLDEESLIQNCQHCRRSTLPSSSSSCSLLSLESYPVQDYDKLWRIFSASVKGFTIGAGLKGGLAIFAVLSRLRRRKSMSSAKKGQMVSSRDDVVLALKETLRYGLFLGTFSGTFVSVDEIVSAWGGHRRTAKWRALLAGAIAGPSLLLTGNTQHTSLAVYILVRAAVLASRCGIKSKRFGRICKPLTWAHGDIFLMCLSSSQILSAYILKQDSLHPSYKSFLNKHGGKALVILQGVKDLACGNSVMNLEAIENHYKSNGINIKLDPQMKVPCSIVHENQGCGAHFISFLIQAYKRALPVYLPVYLVPALIVHRQGILKRPNTILAKGLLGTARSSLFLSMYCSSAWLWTCFLFRLFKRCNIPMVALGTFPTGLALAIEKKSRRIEISLYCLARALESFVTCMADVGYLPQSEKLKRGDVVIFSMATAIIMHCYAMERDVFKSKYLNVLDWVFGVPLPPYDTTPRKKWRSSSI